The Panicum virgatum strain AP13 chromosome 6K, P.virgatum_v5, whole genome shotgun sequence nucleotide sequence ACATAACATCTTAGCTACCAGTTGCACTACGTACCACAGAACCATCTAACCGCCTTATTATTGCTCCAGCACCTGCTTTCCCAGGATTTCCCTTAGAAGCACCATCAAATTCAAGAATACAAGAGAGCTGCATAAAAGGTCAAACCTGGTGACGAGAAAAGTTGACATACCATCACAGCAAAGACAAGTTGCAAATATACATGCTAGTATGATACCGTAACTACAGAAACGAACCAAGGAACAATGTACATTATTCATACTCACATGACTATCAGGTAATGGTTCCTGCTCATCAACTTTGGGATGCTTCTTTGATGGTCCAGTTTCCTTGAGAAAGTGATTTTTTGGTGCGAGTAAATGAGATAAAGAGAGGTGAGTTTTAAATGGACCACTCATTCACACCTATTGTGGGGGGGAAAATAAAAGGTACTCACAATCTCGTGTGGCCTTTTCAAAGTTGAGGATGCAGCTGCATCAGGTTGCTGAAATCACAACAAATTGCACAACCATCACTCTAGGAGGACGGTAGTAAATAAGATGCAAAGCTAATTACATATTATCAAGCAAAACTGGTGGGCACTTATTTCATTGCAGAATTATTCTATTCACAGAGCGTGGCTCTGCAGCAGCTGGGTGCTGGTTTGGTTGCGTTACCTGGAAAGGGCAGGGAACTAGATCGTCGAACAATTCATCTCGTGCATCTGCTGCGTCAATGGCGTAGAGGGCGTTCCTTAACCCGCGCGCAGCGAGATATTCCTCGGTGTCTTTGCGCAGAGAGTAGCCTTTGAAGACAGTGACGGAAGGGTCGCAAACCTAGGAGCAGCAGATGGTGAGCAAGCAAGCATTAGCAAGGGAAAGGAGCTGACGGAAGTTGAAGGTAGATACCGAATTGCTGACTTGAGCTTGGCACTCGCTGAGGGTCTTGTAGATGCCGATGACGTCCCCCTTGCGGACGACGTAGAAGGGCTCGCCGGCTGCTGCGGAGTCCATTGGCGTCTTTGCGGCGGATCTCTTGGCGGAGCGccgtgaggaggaggaggaggaggaggaggaggaggaggagaagcgtgtgggcggcggcgggacaggAGGCCTGAGAGCCAGGAAGAGGGGGTACTGCCTCCTCCACGCCGCTCTGGAAATCAGCAGTCCACGGAGGAAAGAAGAGCAGCTCCGAATCACCATTAgagaggcggaggcggctggagctggggctggggcttaccaaccgccgccgcgcgggtgccggcgcaggcgctgccttcccttcctcctccaccGGCGACGCGGACAGAGATGGGCCTTTTTGATTCTTTCCTTCTctataagagagagagagaacgaaGGAGGCCCAAATATCGCCGGCCCATGGAATAATATCTCCGGCCCGCGGTGGCCGACaaaatccaatccaatccaaatccaaatccaaatccaaatccaaatgggaacataaggaggaggagaagagagagaagaggaggaataagtcgcggcgggggcagggttcaccaaaccggtgggaaccggtccggtttggcccggcaccaaaccggtccaaattcaaaattcaaatttgaattcaaaaagatgaaaaatttctaaaaaaaattcctgaaaataattcaaggtgcgacgaatctaatggtgtcaaattttctcaaaaattcgttcatttagtatagtttgtggggatttgaatttaaacaaaaaaaacatgcatataaaaatatacaaatacaatgtaaaagtagtacaaaagaggattggagggttcatttaggctaaaatatgttgtacaaacatttaacaaacatttatttagtatactttgcgggcatttgaatttaaataaaaaaagaaaaaaaatttgaatttggccggttaccagtcaaaccgaccggttaccagtcaaaccgaccgctAAGCCGGTCCGAACCGATTGCACGGcgatttttgaattcaaatttgaatttgaccggttccgaccggtttccggccaaaccggaccggtatactgGAACTGAACTCTACCGGTTTGGCCGGACTGGTCGGTAAGTAAAACCCTGGgcaggggtggggtggggtggtcaTCTTCCTCCGTGCCGAGCCGAGCGTGGTCTCTCGCGTGTAGGAATGAAAATGGATGGAAATAGGCGGAAAAACCTCTCAGCCATTTCCGTTTCCGTTTTTTTATTACGAAAAACGAGAGCGGGAGCAAAATAGCCGGGTACGGGAGCGGAAACGGAATATAACGGTTATGAAAACGGACGGAAACCGGAAAATCTACCGGAATACATTATAATTTAATCACCACTCATTTTACATGAATATAACACAAGACACTTCTTTACACAatctatttttcaaaaatataatcaATATTTCTTGTTTCCTACAATTAAAGCGTAAAATATATGTATTGATGTTGAGAAACATGAGAGGAAATATGGTGTgcctatttatttttttttccggATTTTATAAATACGAGAAAAATATAGGATTATCTCGACTAAAAACGGAATTCCGCAAATATGGACAAGATACACTAAAAACGGGATTCCGCAAATACGGACAAGATACACTCTCTCCCGTTTTCCATCTCATTTCCATATTTTTTTCGTAAATACGAAAACGAACAAAATAAATATAGAAATACGAGCGGAACGAGACGATTTTTCCATCCGTTTTCATCCTTACTCGCGTCGCGTCACTTTCCTCAATTTCTTCTCCCCCCGCCCGCGGCCCGCCTcgattcctcctcctcctgcagctgctgcttGCCGTAGAGCAACCGGCGATCCTTGGTCGCCCAACAGATCGATCCAAAGCCGCAGGCCATGGACGGCGCCGCCAACTGGCGCCCCACGCAGGGGGCCGAccctgccgccgtcgccgccgccgccggtggcgtcGACCCtaacgccgccgctcccgccggaGGCGACTGGCGCACCCAGCTCCAGCCCGAGGCGCGAAGCAGGATTGTCAATAAGATGTAcgttcccttcccttccccctCACTGACGTGACGGGATGCAATTTCAATTCCTTTGCGTTCGATTCGATCCGTCCACAcctgcctccctccctccctctttgcGTTCGATTCACCTGCCTACCTCCCTCTCCACTTTGATATGCCTACTATGTTAGGATAGGGTTTGCCGATCCATCTGTGCGCATGGCCCTAATGCTTCGTCTGCCTATTTCTACATATAATCTCATCGCAGATCGCTCACTAGTCATTCCTTGCCATCCAGTCCATCATCCTATCTAGATTACACAATTTCTGCCTAATTTAATTATCAAATTCGAAGAGCAGAAACTACTTGTGTGCTTGCTGCAggatacaaaaaaaattataactagAAGGTCATGTCTCGACCATAAACACACACAGCGAAAGTGCTAACTTAGCCCACGAGCAACACGGGGTCGTCGCGGTTGGACATTTGGCTGATTTTTGTTTCAACCAACAAATTAGTTATTCCCATTAGAACGCCAGCCAGATATCCTAGGTAGACACTTGATGATGTAGCATTTATTGTCTCTGCTTAAGCATCAATATACCAGCCTTTGTGCTGTATACCCTTAGCTGGGtaacaaagatatggaaatatTTATACTTATGTTTCTTTACATCTGGAGGACTTGGATTCTGCTGATGTACTGGGAGAATTGATCGCCTGCACACGGTTTCAGCTCATGTTTTCCCCCTCGACCATGGGAGGAGACATTCCCACTCATTTCATTCTTTTTAGGTTGGCTTGTACACAACAATAACTCATGAttgtgatgaaaaataattaaaaaaaattatttattatttcaTGGTGCTTGCTGCTTGAAGGCCGAACTTGGTGCAGCGTCTCTATATGGCTGCCACTAAATTTGTCCGTTTTACCCTAGCTGCTTTTGTTCAACCATATGTCTGTGCTTTAGCTGTCCACAAATTCCATGCCACTAGTCTCGAGCTTCTGGCTCACTGTTTTTTCCCTGATAAGAGGCTTGCTGTTTGTTTGGACTTATTAAATGGTAGTTGGACACATTTTTCTTAGTATATCTCTCAATATATCTCATCTTTCATTATTTGTGTAGAATGGAGACTCTGAAGAAGCATCTGCCAGTATCAGTGCCTGAGGGGCTTAGTGAGCTTCAAAAAATTGCTGTGCGTTTTGAAGAGAAAATCTATACTGCAGCCACCAACCAGGTATTTTAACCTAAATCTACCTTCTGCATGCAGAATTAGAACTTTTAGTTATGGGGTGGGATCAATGATATCTATGAACAATCTCAAAACCTTTTAGGTCAATTTTTAGGTTCTTGTAGCATCTTTTTACCATCCTAACATAAACTATGGAGCAATGCATATATACTATGTACTGATACCAGGCCTTCTGGTACCAAAATATTATGGGTCTATGCACCTAGTACTTATTAATTGTATTAATGCAAAGCTACATCTTATTTACTTTCCTTTTGTATCACTCAGTCTGATTATCTGCGGAAGATTTCTCTGAAAATGCTGTCTATGGAGAGTCAGACAAAGACACAACAGAACCCTGGAAATGCTCAAGTGATTCCAAATCAAACCCCCCCAGGTCCAGGTACCATGCACCAATGTACAACAGACACCCTTTTGTGATATTGATGTATTTGCTTCTTAGAAACTTGATCACAATCAAGATATTTTTGCAGTAAATTCTTTTTTctaagaaaagagagaaaggaaagagGTCCCAAGTTGAGTCTTGAAAAATACCATAGTTTTAAAAATACCATGGTTTTTAAAAACTAGAAGGTTTGTTGCATCCTAACACCCAGTAGCTCTCCGAAACCAATGTATTTTGCAAAACCGTTGTATTTTTCCAATACTTCGAAAATATTTTGCATCCAAACAGGCATTAGATGCTAATTGTTACTTAACGTAAAGTGATGCATATGCGTTCTGAATGATTATACCATGGTAATTTTCTTTTGAGATACAAATCAGTTCCTAATTGTTTTCAGTATGCTTTCCTTGAGTTCTTTTGTTTTTATCTGTAATATGTTGCAATGAGTTCTTCTGTGTCCCGCAAAATGAAGCTCACTTTCTCAGTTTTTTATCTGTAATATGTTGCATTGAGTTCTTCCGTGTTCTTGTTGCAATTTTAAAGTAAGTGTTCCTTGTCTTAACGATGGCATATTTTCTAAAACAGCGCCTGGCCTTCCTCCACAAGGCAGTAATCCAGCACAGTCATCAGCTATCCCATTGATGTCTCAGCAACAGACACGGCAACCAAATGCTTCTACATCTGTTCAAGGTTCTCTCCCTAGTCTTGGTCAGAGCTTGCCGGGTGTCAGCCAGACATCCACGTTGCAGAACATGTCTGGAATGCCGCAAAACACCATGAACAATGGTTTGGCACAGGGTACTCCACAAGATATGTATGCTGCACAAAGACAAATGGCAggtaggcagcagcagcagcaagcacaGAATCAGTTAATTTATCAGCAGCAAAAAATGTTGATGAACCAGAAATTGCAGCAGAACTCACTCATGCAACCACACCTTCAGCAGCAGCAATCTTTATTGCAGTCAACACAGCTGCAATCTTCACAGCAGGCCATGATGCAGATGTCATCTGGCCTTCAGCCTGGGCAGTCCACCATTTCACAAACGCAGCCCATGGCTATGCAGTCCGCTACTCAGAGCGGCATTCAACAGAATCCTTTGAACTCAGTACAACAATCTGTGCAGTCATTACTCCAGCAGCCTACACAATCTGTAATGAGACAGCAGCAACATCCACAGTCCTCCATGCATCAGCAGCCTTCTTTGCAGCAAACTCAGCCAACTCAACAGTCCAACATTCCTTTGCAACAACAGCAACCACAATTAATGGGCCAACAGTCAAATTTACAACAAAATCAGTTAATCAGTCAACAGAATGGTGCTGGGCTACCGGTTCAGTCAAATAATCTTTTGAATATACAACAGACGCAGCAGATGTTGAACCAGCAATCAATGCCCTTGCACCAGCCTCAACAATTGTCCCCCCAGGGAAATATGTCAAGTctgcatcagcagcagcagcagcagcagcagcaaaatcagcagcagcagcagcagcttcttgGAACTGTGCCAAATGTTTCAAGCATGCAACGAATGCATATGTCAAATAAGGCAATTCAGCAACCAGAGCAGCAACACCATGCTCAGCAGGCATCGATGGGTTTGATGCAACCTCAGTCTCAGCAGAACCAGCTTCAGCAATCTCAACATATGATGTCACAGTTCCAGTCTCAGCCTAATCAACTGCAACAACAATTGGGAATGCAACAGAGACTTCAAACTTCAGCTGGCATGCTTTTGCAACAGAATAACATTGATCAAAAGCAATATATTCAGGCTCCGAGGGGCCTTCAAGAAGTTTCATCCAGTAGTAAGTTCCTCATATACTGTCTTTGCAGTCTTTTACTATTGTACTCCTGTCTTTGCAGTCTTGTACTGTTACTCTACCTTAAAAGTTCCCTGAGTTCTTGTGTAAGACTTtgggcttttttttttccttgaagCTAAGGTTGTGTTATGCTTACCATCATTTGTTGCTGTAGCTCTACAGATATGAACAAAACTTTTGTTGCCCACTTACAGTTTTATCCATCTTAGGGATCTGAGATTTCTTTCTGTTTAACTTTAGTATCTTACGGCAATATTTATTCTATGAGAGCAAGCTTTAAATTGCTAggaataaaaaaaaaattggggaTGTCAACTATAATGAGGTGCAGTTATATACTGTAAGTCCACAGCTTGTTATTTTGACTAGGTCGATCTTCAGTGTTTTTTTCTTCACCAAATGTGTTCCTCATTTGTGTTTAGTGTTTCTGTAATTGTTACTCtgcaataatttttcttgtattCTAATCTTTAATTCAAAGTTGTGACTTCTTCTCCAGTATTAAGCATGCAAATTTCCGCACTGTTTGCATctggttcctttttttttgtgattggTTCCATTTTGTTTTAGGTTGCTACTTGATTGCTTGTTCATTGGTGTCTTCATTGTTTTAACAATCTTGCTTTCTATGCAGCTTCTGTGGATTCcactgctcaaactggtcatcCAGGTGCAGGTGATTTGCAAGAGGAGATATATCAAATGGTAAAGCATGTTACAATCCATTAGCATTGTCAAGCTTTTACTTGCAGCTTTCTAATGTTTGTTGAAGAAGAGTGCCAAGAATAGGTAGATCTGTGACTGTGATTCAACTGATTGAGATTGACCTATAAGATGTAATAACTGACATCGTTGAATATATGTTAGGATTTTTGCTTCCTGCCTGGTCCTAAATTCATTATGCTGCTTTTCTTTTGGTATCAATATTTCCTTGATCATTAATTTCGACCTGCACATATTTAGAAAACGCATTATTTGCGAACAGGTGCCGAACCGGACTGGTTAGGTGGCCTCAGTAGCACTCCTCAGATCTTGAGTTCAACTCCTGTGGGAGCGGATTTCaggctgaggttaaaaaaaaaatcccctcgcttgCCTACATGCCAAAGCATATGGAAAGTGTTCCTGGCCCGCCGGCCCGCTCTCACACGGGCAACGGTACAGGTTACGGCACCCCTGGGGcaagggttcgggggttttctcgacTTGCGTGAGAGGTCTTCTCTTAGCAAATGCCCTGGGGCTGTCATACCCCCCGCAGGTCGAGTTTAGAAAACACATTATTCCTTCTATTGATGCCGcagtttcttttctatttttttgtgTGCCAGCCATGATTGTAACTTAATGGAATGCCTTGGCAACCACTTTAtcgtttgtttgtttatttgtgcACAGATTAAGAACTTAAAAGACCAGTACTTTGCAGAACTCAATGATTTGTACAATAAAATATCTATGAAGATACAACATGTTGATAACCACATGCCAGCTCAAAAGTCTTCAGACCAGTATGAAAAGATGAAGAACTTCAAAGCATTGTTGGAGCGCACATTGCACTTCCTGCAACTTAACAAGAGCAGCATTCAGCCAGGTTTTAGAGAAAAAATCCCAATATACGAGAAGCAAATTGTCAATATCCTAAATTTTCAAAGAAGGAAGCCTGTGCAGGCAACAGGACAACAACAGTTTCAGCAATCTGTTGGGCAAGCTCCTAGCTCTAACATTTCACAGCAACAACAGGCTTCAGGTTTGCAGCAGCATGATAGTCATACTAATCAGATGCCTCAAGCAAGTTTGCCTAGCATTAGCACAGGAGTACAGTCCTCTGGTGCACCTGGCATCCAGCATGTATCTGCGCCTCAAGCAACAAACTTTGGTGTTCCAACAACACAGCAAAATGTCACAAATGCACTGCAGGCTGGCTCTAATTTGGAGAGTGCCCAAGGAAATAATTTTAATCATGTTCAGCATGGTTCAATGGGTTCTACATTGCAACAGGGAAGCACTGGTCCCATGCAGGGTGCAATGAATGCACAGCAGCAGTCCAGTAGTAATTTGTTATCCATCAATGCGATGAGTACAATGCAACCTAATACCAATTCCATGCAACAAAACGCAGGCTCATTGCAGCAGCTAAAGCAGCAACAACAGGAGCATCAGATTATGCAAAGTCAGCAAATAAAGCGTCAGCAGATTATACAACACTTACAGCACCAAAAGCAAATACACCAATCACAGCTACCAATGCAGCAACAATTACAGAAACAACAGCAGCAAGGGCAGATGCAGGTCCCACAGCTTTATTCTGGAAATGATATGAACGAGCTAAAGGTTAGGCAAGGACCTGCAATGAAATCTGGAATGTACCTGGGTCAACGCAACTATTATCAGCAGATGAAACCGGGTGGTGCCTTTCCAATTTCTTCTCCACAAAACCTCCAAGCATCATCCccacaaatttcacaccatTCTCCTCAGGTTGATCAGCACAATCTGTTGCAGTCTCAACTCAAGACTGGAACACCACTGCATTCAGCTAACTCACCATTTGTTCCATCTCCATCCCCACCTGTTGCCCCATCTCCTATACCAGTGGATTCAGATAAACCACTCTCCAACTTATCATCACTTACTAGTACTGGGCAGGCTGGACATCAGCAAACTTCCCTTCCACCTCAAACACAATCAATAGCCGTTAACACACCAGGCATATCTGCGTCACCCTTGCTAGCAGAATTCACAAGTGCCGATGGAAGTCAGGCTAATGTACCTACTCAAGTTCCAACCAAATCAAACGCAGCAGAAAGGCCCCTCGACCGCTTGCTTAAAGCAGTCAGTATCTCTCCAGCTTCCTATTTACTTTCTTTTGACAATTGTTTGGTCATACTTTTCTGAATGTGCTGTTGAATGCATATTATGCTTATAAATATCTAGAACATTCTAGCACAAAGAAAATGAGGCTTCAAATTTTGGCTATAGAAGTTTCGAATATGCCTTTTCCCAGCAACCCATCTGTACCATGCTAGCTCTTCAAAATATGAAAATTACCCTAGTCAAATTTTGTTGTACTTTTGGCTCTTGATACTTGTTGCATATCTGAAAGGTGAAAGCATGTGGAGCATAAGGCTTTATAGTTAACACGGTTTCTTATTATACTTTGTAATCTAGGGCTGAAAACCTGTTCTCCTTGTATGGCAATAATAGACATAAGTCATTGACACCCTCTAAAAATTAGTTTTATTTGATGATATATTGGAGTCTGCTAATATTTTCTTCATATGCTTCATGTTGAACTTGGTGTTGCTATGCAGTTGCGAACAACACAGCGCCAATCCCTTACTGCTGCAGTTAGCGATATAGATTCTGTCGTGAGTATGATTGACAGGATCGCTGGATCAGCACCTGGTAATGGTTCTAGAGCTGCCGTGGGTGAAGATCTTGTCGCTATGACAAAATGCCGCTTGCAAGCCAGGAATTTCATAACCCACGACGGGAGTGGTACATCAAAGAAAATGAAGCGGGACACTAGTGCTATGCCTCTTAATGTCTCATCACCTGGAAGCGTCAACGATGGCTTGAAGCAATCATATAGTGTGGAGACTCCTGAGCTGCAATCAACTGCAACCTCACGTGTCAAGTGTCAAAAGGCTGAGGTGTGGTTCTCCCCATATTTTTGTAGATAAGCTATGCAGAGCGCAATAGTCCTTCATTAACTTGCATATTTGTATCtaaaaggggaaatgttgtttATCTGGTATCTAAAGCGTTGCCTATCTAGTGTTTTGATCCCGTATCATGCGCATCGTTTTGCAGGTGAACCATGCTCTAATGGAGGAGATTCACGAGATAAACCAACAGCTCATAGACACAGAGCTCCATGTCTCCGAGGATGATGCTGAGTCATTCGCAGCTACATCTGAGGGGGCTGAAGGGACAGTCATTAGATGCACGTTCACTGCTGTTGCTGTTAGCCCCAGCTTGAAATCCATGTTTGCTTCGGCACAGATGGTGAGGCAGCCTCGTGTgatttctcctttttcttttttgttcaaGGGTCTGTGCTGGCATTGGTCGCCTCATTCTGTCGTATTTTGAATTTGTGTGGCAGAGCCCGATTCTGCCTTTGAGGTTGCTTGTTCCTGCTAGCTACCCCAAATGCTCCCCGGTGCTCCTAGACAAGTTTCCAGATGAACAGAGGTGCGTTGTGGTGTGGCATCATATATTTTTGTGTATGGAAGGTGGCGATTGATTTTGTATATTGTGGCTGCAGCAGGAACTCAGACGACCTCTCTACAAAGGCCAAGTCAAAGTTCGGCATATTGCTCCGCGGTCTAGCAGAGCCCATGTCACTGCGAGAAATCGCAAGGACATGGGATGCCTGCGCCCGCAAAGTGATCTCCGAGTACGCCCAGCAGACTGGTGGAGGCAGTTTCAGCTCGAGCTACGGTTGCTGGGAAAGCTGCGTAGGCGCTTGATGACACCGGCGGGCCTTGGCGACCGAGTACGTTTTATTTATCATGATTATCATAAGTATTTGTgttgagaaagaaaaaaagagaagggttGTCTGCCTGTTGTATACCTCCTTGATATCCTTGTGGTATTTTCAGTCTCACACCCAGATATGAATATGATTGTGTACAGGACAGGATAGGACAGTGTATGAAGCGAGCAGTGCACGGTGCTTTTGCCTAgtcaggcagcagcagcagtatcaTGCGTGTGCCTTGCCTCCTTGCAATAGGATACCCATTGTGATAGATGTGACTCATGGTTATCAGCAAACTAAACATGCATGTACTGTGATCCTAATTAAGGTCCTGTTGGGTTGGATGATTCTGATGGAGAGACCTCCTGACCTCAGGATCAATCAGAACATATAAAGTACTATGAGGTGCAGCACATGCTACAATTGAGAGCTACGTGCTGATGGGAATTGTATGCATTCGCGCATAGTTTTCGTTGTTATAATCCGCATTGCTTAATCCTACCAATCTGGTTCCTGTTGGGAGAAAggaatctgctgctgctgcatactATGTTAGGAGGAGCAGAGACCAGATTTCAATGTTGATACATCCATTGCATATCGAGAGAGATCTTTCTTGTCGCCTCCCTCCCCAGCACCCAGGGATGAATCTGTACTGCATATCATGATGACAGAGGGCAAAGAGGCATGATGGCCAAGGAaggttttgggggggggggggggggggggggtaaacaGGCATCGATAATGGATTTGCACTGTGTTGAGCAACAGGTGTCGTGCATGTATTGCTTTGGCTTTCGAACAGGAATAGAAGTGAGGCCCTGTTCTGTTTTGTTCCCTGAGCCAGGAAGTATTAGGAAATTTTGGCCATTAATTATGGTATTAAATAAAACTagtttacaaaattaactccaGAATTTCTGCGTTAGaaactctgaagaatctaatgagatctttgaccgcgTAATTAGAAAATGATTACTacagcatcactgtagtaaattataaattaattaccgtcattaattcgtcacgaaaaattatactcattcttaaaaaaattacaaataaacTGCATTTAACACTTTATTCAtgccagatttttttttgacttgTGTGCGCTAGAAAAACGAAACAAAGTGGAAAATACTGTAGTCATGCGAATCCGCTCCGTCCGTCTGCCGTGTTGCCATCCTCCGTCGTATGGTACCTGACTACCTGTGCTGCAGCAGCCTGAGACAGCTATGCTGCTTGTAAGTCACCACTGCTATAGTTTCCAAAAAACTTCCTTCACTacatatcacatcgaatcttcagatatgtgcatgaaacattaaatacagttaaaaaataattaattatacagtttaatTCATTAGtacaagatgaatcttttaagtctaattaatctataattagacattacTGGTTAAGTAATAACAAAATATACTATATTAttaaaatccaaacttttttacCAGCTAAACACACTCACCTGGCACACACAGCTTTGCCGAAGATGCAAGAGTGGAGTAGCACTGCAGCAGTCTGTGCAGCTGGAGCTCAGGGTGTGATCAAGCTTTTGAGAGAAAGAAGGAAGAGTGTGCAAATAGGAATCCCTTTGTGCAGTCTGTCAGCCCACTACTCGTCTGCCGGCGTCGCATCGCATCGCATCTCCAAAACGACGATACTCCAGGTGTAGAGTACTCATAGCTTGCTTGAAAGTGGTAGCTTGATAAGCAAATGGGAATCGTTGCTTCCCGTACTAGCGTCAAATTAATTAATGAACTTTTATCTCGTCTAGTTTAGTTTACTTCGTTGCGCAACCCAATCTCTGTGATTATACATCCAGAGTTACTACATTTATAAGTAGTAGTAGTAATTAATTTGCAAGCTCTGATAGATTGCAGGTGTCGCTCGCTCTGATTCCAAGCCCTGATGAGAGTGAATGAGCTGAAGCTGGGATGCTAGGCGGCTAGGCGGTGTTGGGCGTGCCGGCGTCGCTCCTGCTCTCCGCCGGGCTGTAGAGCGCCGAGCGTGTCTGCAGGGTCCTGCTGGGCCGGCTGTCCTCCAGCTGCCGCACCACCTCCGCCATggtcggccgcgccgccgccaccggcgcgcAGCAGCCCATGGCCAGCTTCAGCGCCTGCAGCAGCCCCTCCTCCGCGGGGGCGGGGCTCGTGCGCAGCCCCTTGAGCAGCTCCGCGtccagcacctcctccagcgccgtctcctccagcaccgccaccttcaccgccgccggcaggTCCGCCGCCGGCTTCCTTCCCATAAGCAGCTCCAGCAGCAGTATCCCGAAGGCGTACACGTCCGTGCGTGCGCCGCACCTCCTCATGGAGTGCAGCTCCGGCGCCTTGTAGCCGTccgccttggccgccgccagcaccgcctccgccgccgccggcaccagcAGCCGGTCAACCGCGTGCTCCGCCAGACGCGCCACGaagaggtcgtcgacgagcacGTTGGAGGAGCGCACGTTGCCGTGCGCCTCGCCCTGGGCGGCGTGCAGGTACgccagcgcgcgcgcggcgcccagCGCGACCTtgtggcggcgcggccacgtGAGCGGCGGACCGCCGGCGTCGCGCTCGTGCAGGAAGCCGTGCAGCGTGCGGGTGCGCGGGAAGTAGTCGTAGATCAGCAGCttctcgccgcgccggccgtggTAGAAGGCCCTGAGCGGCACGAGGTTGGggtggcgcgcgcgggcgaTGCGGCGCACGACGGGCGCGCAGGAGGCGGCGTCCTTGCAGCAGCCCTCCCGGAGCAGGCGCAGCTcgatggtgccgccgccgccggcgagcttggCCTTGTACACGGTGCAGTGGGCGGCCTTGTCGACCACCTGGCCGGTGGCGTTGAGCACCTCG carries:
- the LOC120713132 gene encoding mediator of RNA polymerase II transcription subunit 15a-like isoform X4, yielding MDGAANWRPTQGADPAAVAAAAGGVDPNAAAPAGGDWRTQLQPEARSRIVNKIMETLKKHLPVSVPEGLSELQKIAVRFEEKIYTAATNQSDYLRKISLKMLSMESQTKTQQNPGNAQVIPNQTPPGPAPGLPPQGSNPAQSSAIPLMSQQQTRQPNASTSVQGSLPSLGQSLPGVSQTSTLQNMSGMPQNTMNNGLAQGTPQDMYAAQRQMAGRQQQQQAQNQLIYQQQKMLMNQKLQQNSLMQPHLQQQQSLLQSTQLQSSQQAMMQMSSGLQPGQSTISQTQPMAMQSATQSGIQQNPLNSVQQSVQSLLQQPTQSVMRQQQHPQSSMHQQPSLQQTQPTQQSNIPLQQQQPQLMGQQSNLQQNQLISQQNGAGLPVQSNNLLNIQQTQQMLNQQSMPLHQPQQLSPQGNMSSLHQQQQQQQQQNQQQQQQLLGTVPNVSSMQRMHMSNKAIQQPEQQHHAQQASMGLMQPQSQQNQLQQSQHMMSQFQSQPNQLQQQLGMQQRLQTSAGMLLQQNNIDQKQYIQAPRGLQEVSSSTSVDSTAQTGHPGAGDLQEEIYQMIKNLKDQYFAELNDLYNKISMKIQHVDNHMPAQKSSDQYEKMKNFKALLERTLHFLQLNKSSIQPGFREKIPIYEKQIVNILNFQRRKPVQATGQQQFQQSVGQAPSSNISQQQQASGLQQHDSHTNQMPQASLPSISTGVQSSGAPGIQHVSAPQATNFGVPTTQQNVTNALQAGSNLESAQGNNFNHVQHGSMGSTLQQGSTGPMQGAMNAQQQSSSNLLSINAMSTMQPNTNSMQQNAGSLQQLKQQQQEHQIMQSQQIKRQQIIQHLQHQKQIHQSQLPMQQQLQKQQQQGQMQVPQLYSGNDMNELKVRQGPAMKSGMYLGQRNYYQQMKPGGAFPISSPQNLQASSPQISHHSPQVDQHNLLQSQLKTGTPLHSANSPFVPSPSPPVAPSPIPVDSDKPLSNLSSLTSTGQAGHQQTSLPPQTQSIAVNTPGISASPLLAEFTSADGSQANVPTQVPTKSNAAERPLDRLLKALRTTQRQSLTAAVSDIDSVVSMIDRIAGSAPGNGSRAAVGEDLVAMTKCRLQARNFITHDGSGTSKKMKRDTSAMPLNVSSPGSVNDGLKQSYSVETPELQSTATSRVKCQKAEVNHALMEEIHEINQQLIDTELHVSEDDAESFAATSEGAEGTVIRCTFTAVAVSPSLKSMFASAQMSPILPLRLLVPASYPKCSPVLLDKFPDEQRNSDDLSTKAKSKFGILLRGLAEPMSLREIARTWDACARKVISEYAQQTGGGSFSSSYGCWESCVGA